The genomic segment tttattttactgtgtttatttcattttcccaatGTGATAAtcgtattttaaaattaaaactgatgGAACATTCTGTCCTGGTCTTGACCACGTGACAAATTGAATGGCAAGAGGTGGATTTTGCCAGTTTCTTTTCACTGATGCAGCTTTGTGTTAAGATAGTATTGAACAGAGTATTTATAAACTGGCCCTGAGCATGCATAAAGCATCAGTATCCTACCTTTTTTTAACCTCCAGGGAATTTGAAATAAATGTGTTTGTGTTGTCTGATTAGGCGATCATTGGTGTCTTGCCACAGTGCTTAAATATTACTGTACAGGAAAGTCACAGCAAAGAAAGCGGGTGTAAATGACATGTAGGATTCTCACAGTTGTGCCACATTTTTGCCTAAAATTTGGGTTGTGATCTTTTTCTTCGTTCTTGTCTGAAAATTTCATCTGTAACCACTGGTGTGTTATTAAGAAACACTGATCTGATCATGATTTGGGATTTGCTGAGGCATTTGTGAGTCTTCCTTATAAGCCTACCGATCTCAACATCCAGCTTCTGTGTCATCAGAAAGGTTTATGCCTTTGAGAGCATCAAATCCTCAATGAttcttgctttcatttctctAGTATTTGCTACGGGAGCTCCTTTTACTCTTTAATTTgaaattcagtaatttttttcttcagtgaccGAGTTCCTCCCCTCACAAAACTGTTCTTTAAGTTGTAAATGTAGCCagtcataaatacataaatgttaaCCTTCGGGTTGGAAACTTGTCTCTTGCAGTTTAAGGTAATGGATATTGTAGCCCATCTGAATTTTCTTCACTCTCATTCTCGTAATTCTGGAGTTTCTTCAGATTGCGGTGTATTTTATTGTGCTCCTATGTAAGATGAAGAATTAactattaaaattacattttcaacattaaaaaattacttaattttccaaaaatatttttacatcaatattgATAATTTGCAAAAAGCTACAAAAATCATATTTACCAGGACACATGTGTTAAAGCATTGTTTCCTGTTATGTGCCTATCTACATGTAGGGCTATGTACAGGACCTGTTTCCTCTCCCTGCGGTAGCTGCCGGCACACGCTACCCGACAAACGCCAAACGCACGGACACGCAGCTTTCTAGAGACGCACGAAGCCCGGGGCGCGCGCTCACACTCCGAAGGCTCAGCCCTGCACCACGAGCTGCCGCGTGGTCCCCACGGAGGTGGCGCCGAAGGTATGGCGCCTCTGCCCACTGCGTTCCGATGCTGGTCGTCCCTATAGAAACCCTTCGTCGATGGCCCAGGTTTAAAAGGCTTTTCCTCCGAGCCTGAGTTCCTCCAGCCTTCCCGCTGGGCCAGGGTCCCGCGTCCTTCCTCGCCGGCGAGCCTGGGCCTCCCTGGAGACGGAGGGTGGCCCTGCAGAGGCAGTGCCAGGTGCGGACTGGAGAGGCGGACTGTGCGGGAGACACTCTTTGCAAAGTGGAAGCGCTGCGTGGGCAGCAGCGGGGGCGGGGCCCTTAGCCTCTGTCGCTCCCGAGATCCCCGCCCCGCGCCGCGTCCTCCGAGCTCAGCGCCCTTGGGCTCCGCAGCCGGCTccgctaggcgcagtggctccctgGTAGGGCCCCGTCGGCCTGAGCGCCAGAACCCCCTCAGCTCCAGGGTTGGGGCTGGAAAGCGCAGGCTCCCGCAGGCCCTGGGAAAGCTTCCCCGCGCCTGCCGCCTCAGTGCGCGCTGTGGCACAGCCGGACTGCTGGCCAGAAGCGTCTTTGGCGGCCGGCTGGACTCCTCGCGGGCCCTGGCGGAGACTCTGCCGCCGGTGCTCCCCGGCTGCGCTCACGCTCCCACTCGGTCCGCGCCCGGATCCCGGGCTCCGCGCGCACACCACTCCTTGGCCTTTTCTGCCAAAATCTCCTAATCTCTAGTTCGATGCTGTCGTCGCGGTCCCCGGAACCACTGTCTTCAGACTGGCAGCCGGGGCTAGGAGCTGGGTGCGTTGCTCACGGGGCGGACCGCCTTACGAGGCGGAGGCGGTTCTCCTGAAGCTGAAGGCAGGGCTGCTTCCTCGCTCTCAGCGCCCCATTTTTGGAAAATAGGATTTTGTAGGGTGTTCCTAACTGCAGTCTTCTGCGTTCTGCATACAAGTCTTAGATCAGCAAACATTTGGTATCATCACAGCCAGGTTCAAAGACTCTGAGAGGATGTTTTCGGTTGACTGCTGGTGAAGAAGTCGGGTTGTGGCCGGAGGACAGAAGGCAGCAGCTGCCCACTCCGCGGATGCTCAGATGCCCGAAGGTGTCGGTCGGAAAGCTCCCAGGACAGCATTTTCTATACAAAAGGTCCCTCCCCACTACCCTGCTCCTTGGAGGCCAGAGCACATCTGAAAACTGCAGCCACAGCCATCTGTTGGAAAAACATTTGGAAGCACAAAGGCCAGCGAGCACACTGACCACTCCCTGTTGCAGGCGAAATCTGCGGATGTTTGCAGCTGAGCCCCGGGCCTGGGTGGGTTCATGTCCAATCTTGTTAAGTCACTAGATGACTCTAACAtctaaataaacttcttttttttttttttttgagacggagtctcgcttgttgcccagcctggagagcagtgCGCGATCTTCCTCCTCCccggtccaagcaattctcccgccctcagcctccggagtagctaggagtacaggcgcccaccaccaggcccggctaatttttgaacttttgtagagaagaggtttctccatgttagctaggcttgtcctgaactcctgatctacccacctcgggttcccaaagtgctgggattataggcgtgagccaccccgtaCAGCAGTACACTTCTTTTTATATGGAGttactgttcttttaaaattatgtttctttttttttttttctgtcttgaacGAGTTATAGGTTCTAAAGGATAGTACAACGTGTgcattttaaatttccctttcttAATTCACACACACCAATGAGCACTGCTTAGAGCTTTGGTCCCCAAACACCTTGGACACAGATGATGTGCAAAGGCCGGTACTGGGGACAAGCCTTCCCCATACCTGCCCTCCAGAAGCTGGGGCCCAGTCAGAGGTGGGCCGGAACAACAAGTCCAGCCCTTTGGACTGTTTCTGCAGGTCGCCTTCTGGGGCAGAATGCGCAGGGCCTGCCCCTGCACGCGGCGTGGCTCAAGGTGGTGGCCTCAGGTCCTTGGTGTTGACGCACTGCAATGCTGCCCTGGTATATTGTGCCTTCTGCTCTGAGGCCACCGCGGTGCCCGTGGCTCCTGTAGAGACAGAAGCAGTGCTGGGCACTGATGGGTCATGGCATTTACACTGTAATTGTCCAGCAAACTTTCATCAGTCCCCCAAGATTCACAACTCAACCTCATGGCTTAGTTGCGATGCGGGGTTTACTCTGCAGCTGAATCTTCTTGGTATTCTAACATGCAAGTGAATTGTCTACACACTGTGCACCCTGGGTTGAGCAGGAATTCACTTCTGTACCCAGTTTCGGGCATGTGCCACCTTCTACAGTCAGCATCTGTTGTGTCACAAGCTGTGATGAGGTTCCCTGTCGTCCCTATTCCTGTTCAGCCCCCTCTTATATGGTTGATATATTCATTGTGGAATAATGGTCACTTAAGTGCTTCTGGGAAAAACAAGTCCATATAATccatgttttaacttttatttaccttttttttgggggggcggaagaaggcaggaagggagggaagaaggacggtagggaggaaggaagggatgaaggaagggaggaagggaggaagcggggagggagggagggaagggaaggaaggaaatcaagcaatgagagagactttgccgacctggatctagaggtttacacgttgatttctttttttttgagagaaggaaagaaaaaaaaataagtaaaggagaggaagaaagaggaggaaaaagagggagagtaaatggaaatattgctttattttgaaaaaaattgggtattaataatggccaatcaatgtttcatttaaacttatgggtaggtgtgatgtggtattgacaagaatgtatattttgtgtatttgaagtggagagctctataaatatttattaagtttacttgttccgtatctgagttcaagtccttgatatccttattaattttctgtctcattgaatctaagtctcctatctgggtgttaggatcgttagctcttattgttgcattgatccttttatcactatatctttgttgctttaaaatctattttatccgatacaagaattgcaactcctgctttttatttatttattatttattgttgctctccatttggttggtaaatctttctccatccctttgttttgagtctttgtgtatccttgcatgtgaaacaagtctggatgtaacatgccgttgggttttggctgtgtcttttgattgggggatttagtcaatttaaatttagggttactgccatttgatgttgactggctgtttgatccattcgttggtgtaaattcttctttatgttggtgctctttactttttggtatatttttagaaaggctaatactggttgtttctttctgtgtgtagtgcttctttcagaagctcttgtaaagcaggcctggtgataataaaatctctgagtactttcttgttcataaaagatttaatttttccttcagttgtgaagcttagtttggctggatatgaaattctgggctgaaggttctgttctttgaggatgttgaatattggcccccactctcttctggcctgtagagtttctgctgagagatctgctgtaagtctgataggcttgcctttgtaggtaacctgacctttctctctggctgcccttagtattttctccttcgtttcaaccctggtgaatctaacgattatgtgccttggggttgttcttcttgaggaatatctttgtggtgttctctgtattacctggggttgaatattgacctgctttgctagtttaggaaaattttcctgaataatatcctgaagggtattttccagcttggattcattctctccgtcgcattcaggtacacctatcaaacgtaaatttggtcttttcacatagtcccacatttcttggagactttgctcattcctttttatccttttttatctaatcttttcttcacgttttatttcattaagttggtctttgacctctgatatcccttcttctgcttgagcaattcgagtgtttaaacctgtgcatacttctcggagttcctgtattgtattcttcagttccattaattcactcatactcttCTTTAAGTTGTcaattctcaataggatttcatcaaaccttttttcaaagttcctagtttctttacgttgggctacaacatgttcttttaactcaccgaagtttgttattatccattccttgaagagtgattctgtcatcaggatgcgctcgttctccatcaagccttgttccattgttgatgtggaactgtgatcatcttcaaagggagaggcattctgactttgagtattctcagcttttttacgctggtttcttctcgtcattgtaaatttatcctcctgtcgtctttgaaattaccaactttcagattaggtctcttgagtggacgtccaggttgttagttcccagggccagagcagcggcgttaaaactgatggtgcttttctgcccaggattctcctgtctggcttccttcttgtgtccgtagtaggcgactctgccttcccaggactccaaacctcggtcagaaggggaaccggtcccgtttactctgagcCAGCGCTGCCGCatcgaggtgccatcacagctgctgcgccgggctctggtgtcctgctggggacctgggcaggtcctctgaacctgtttactctgctctgagagctgccatgccgaggtgccggcggaaccgctgtgccagccacgagagtcgcgctggccacccgtgtgtttcctccactgggggatcttctgctccgtgagcgatcagaatttgtctgaaagtgtggcgtcctctagttctccgcgccttccctgagagctgcaatctcgggatgttagcgatcggccatcttggatcgttccttatttacattttttaaagagtgctttttttttttgagtcagagtctccctctgttgctcaggctggaatgcagtgatgtgatctcctctcactgcaacctccacctcccggattcaagcaattctctgcctcagcctcccgagtagctgggattacaggcgcctgccaccatgcctggctgattttttggtatttttagtagagacagggattcactgtgttgaccaggctggtcttgaactcctgacctcgtgattcacttgcttgggcctcctaaagtgctgggattacaggcatgagccactgtgtctggtcctttcttaattttttttttttttttttttttgagacagtatctgcTCTGTCTTCctgattggagtgcagtggtgtgatcacagctcactgcagctttgactacccaggctcaggtgatcctcccaccgctgcctcccaagtagctgggactacaggtgcatgcaaacAAGCCTGcataattttgtagagacaaaatctccccatattgcccagcctggtctggaactcctgggttcaagcaatctgccctcagcctcctaaagtgctgggattatagatgtgacccaccatgcctgtctaatatatttttatttcttaaaataagatataCAGGAATATGAAATAAGATAGCaggaatatgaaaaaatgctccatatCATGAATCATCagaagatgcaaatcaaaatcaccatgagatatcatcttaccccagttaaaatggcttttatcaaaaagccTGGGcggcatggagaaaccctgtctctatacaaaattaaaaaattcgccaggcctggtggtgtgtgcttgtggtcccagctacttgggaggctgaggcaggaagatcacttgagccggggagTTCAAGTGAACTGTGATCTAGTCAATGCActccaggcaacagagcgagaccttgtctcaaaaacaaaagaaaacaaaacaaaacagaaagatagatagaaaatggaaaaaacaaaaaaccacaaatcCTCTCAGCACTCTCAAATCCCCTttcccagcttttttctttttgaacaaaGCACTATCTCTTAACATATTATgtaatttacttgtttatttttttttgagacggagtttagctcttgttacccaggctggagtgcaatggcgcgatctcggctcaccgcaacctccgcctcctgggttcaggcaattctcctgcctcagcgtcctgagtagctgggattacaggcacgcgccaccatgcccatctgattttttgtatctttagtagagacggagtttcaccatgttgaccaggatggtcttgatctcttgacctcgtgatccacccgcctcggcctcccaaagtgctgggattacaggcttgagccaccgcgcccggctttatttgcttgttttctgaCTTCTGCAGTTAATATGCAAAGTCCTCGAGGGCAGGGATCTTCTGTTGTTCACTCATATATTGTGAATAATATCTCGCACAGAGTAGgcattcaatgaatgaatgaaggaagaaaggaagctcTACTTTACTTATAAGTTATCGTCCAATTTTCCGCCTCATTGACATTTACCTTTTAATTATTGAGATGTCTCATCATCTTTATTTTCTGAACTTTGTGttgaatttgtttgtttgagacagggactcactctgctgccaaggttggagtgcagttggTGGTTACCACTCACTGAAGCCTCATCTTCCCAGGcccaaacagtcctcccacctcagcctcccaagtagctgggactacagacatgcagcaccacacctggctaaatttttaaaaattattttttgcagagacaggggcacattatgttgcccagactgatctcagacttctgggctcaatcctcccaccttggcctctcaaagtgctgggatcatagccatgagccacctcgcctggcccttgtgttcagtttttaatttctgcaatcatattttatttctaaaagctcttttttttttgctttctaaatgTTCATGTTTATAATCTGGTTTTTCTTCATGGATATGATATCTGAATTTTGAAGGTTTCTTCTTCCTTGAATTATCTGTTTCCTCTgagtttctttttgctgtttccCATGCTAAAAAGCTTTCCTCAAATTTCTGATGATTTTGTCTGGTTATATTTAAGATCCAAACACTGAAAGCTCATTGGAAATTGTGTCTACCTGGGTGGAACCTGTCAATGAGTAGGTCTCACTGGGTGGGGAGATGTCCCTGGCCTTTCTGTAGGAAAATTCCAAATATCAGTATCTACAGAattgggaggagggggctggctACTTTGCCAGTAAAAATGAATTGTCTTAGCTTTTGCCTGGGAGTATATGCTTGGCTGCCAGTGTAATGGGATCTGAGCAGATATAGGGCATGGTAAGAGTGGGATAGAGTTGTATCTGGAAATCTCAAgctcaggcgcggtggctcaagcctgtaatcccagcactttgggaggccgagatcgagaccatcctggccaacatggtgaaaccccgtctctactaaaatatacaacaaaaattagctaggcttggtggcttgcgcctgtagtctcagctacctgggaggctgaagcaggagaactgcttgaaaccgggaggtggaggttgcagtgagccgagatcgtgtcaccatactccagcctgatgtctggcgacagagcaagactctatctcaaaaaaaaaaagaaatctcaagtTCAGTGCACAGGTTTCCACTTGAGTTTTTAGTAGAATGTTATCTTGCCCTAAATCAGACCAAGTATCCTAAAGATCAGAGTCCGTAATAGTTCGACCCTTCCTGGCTTCTGCTGGTGGAGGGGCAGGGTAAATTCCTGGTTGTGGGGGCGGGGTAATTCCTGGTTGTGGGGGCGGGGTGTCCAGGGGAGGAGTGCAAGGTGGTGGTTTAACTGTTTCTTACAAACACCAACTTCCTCTTGCTTTTACTTCTACTCTGCAGCTATGCTTCTGAAGTGCTTACAAAGTACCTCCCATTCCTGAGCTGTCCTAGAGTTTAATAGTTTCTAAATCCGCTCCTTTCTTCTGATCTTCCCGGCAGGGTAAGGTTTTGGTTTCTGGCCAACCACTGATTTGTCTGTCGATTTCCAAAGCTCATTGAGATCTCCCCTCTGCTGttgctttctctgctttctttttccttctgggtttatgcatgttttattttactcGGGTTTCAGGAAAGAacccaaattaaaatatattaatcataTTTAATTGGAAGTGATTTGTGTCCTGTCTCATACAATTATTTgcgtaaaaataaaatatttttactttatgtttctTTTGAGGGTCATTTCTTGGATTTTTCCATACTCTTAAAACGAATGAAAATTTAGAGCTTGAGCTACTTCTAGAAAATAGATACACAGTTAGAAACTTTggacaaatataaataattatgattTTGATCCATGTGAATTTCAGTTTGGTGAAAGCAAAAATCATTCCTAGAACAAAGTTAAGGCAGAGCAGTTAGTTatagtgaatattttttaaaaactacttgttATGTGACATTGAATCACTTATTTAATTAAGATTAATACATGTGTTTAAAGTATTATGTAATTTTTAGTGTATAGTTACATATAATGACCCAGGGATTATGGAATTGAGTTTATATGAGGACATTGATTATCAAATGAAACCAAGTTTTACTCCATATATACTTATTTGTGCAATGCTATCTAAAAGTATCtactctttaaaaacatttaaacatttttaaatggtggaGAGGAGCATTGAGATTTGACTCTCTGTATTGTTAATCATCTAATCCACTGTTACACTGTTTCTCAGTATTTTTAAACTCATGTCTCTTCTGGACAAATAGAAAACTGATCGCTTTCCTAAAACCttgccatttttaattttatttattatatttttttagactgagtcttgctctgttgcccaggctggagtgcagtggtgtgatcttggctcactgtaacctccgcctcctgggttcaagcaattctcctgcctcagccttgagtagctggaattacaggtgcacgccactatgcccagctaatttttatatttttagtacagaccgggtttcaccatgttggccaggctggtctcgaacttctgacctcaagtgatcctcccacctccgcctcccaaagtgttgggattacaggcgtgagccactgaacccacccttaattttttttctgcatttttagtagagacagggttttaccttattggccaggctggtctcaaactcctgacctcaggtggtctgcccacctctgcctcccagagttctgggattacaggcgtgagtcaccgtgcccaacCCTTGCCATttctaatacatttttcttaagagCCTAAAAGACATTTGTCGAACTTTACTGTATATatttgaggttttgttttgttttttagagataagatctcactctgtctcccatacTAGAGTGCAGTtgagcaatcatagctcactgcagccttcaactcctggactcaagtgatcctcctatctcagcttcccaagta from the Callithrix jacchus isolate 240 chromosome 1, calJac240_pri, whole genome shotgun sequence genome contains:
- the LOC118144505 gene encoding uncharacterized protein LOC118144505 encodes the protein MAQGRKAPPSEGSLGLRAALGAGPAHSAPEGDLQKQSKGLDLLFRPTSDWAPASGGQPGSTGGRVSARAREESSRPPKTLLASSPAVPQRALRRQARGSFPRACGSLRFPAPTLELRGFWRSGRRGPTREPLRLAEPAAEPKGAELGGRGAGRGSRERQRLRAPPPLLPTQRFHFAKSVSRTVRLSSPHLALPLQGHPPSPGRPRLAGEEGRGTLAQREGWRNSGSEEKPFKPGPSTKGFYRDDQHRNAVGRGAIPSAPPPWGPRGSSWCRAEPSECERAPRASCVSRKLRVRAFGVCRVACAGSYRRERKQVLYIALHVDRHITGNNALTHVSWSTIKYTAI